The DNA region CCAGAAGCCATGACTGAAACTTCAGCTAGCAAGCCCGCCTAGGTAAACTCGTCACATTGATTCACGCCGCTTTTTTCGACAGAATATAATTAATTGTTGAAATAATACCAtttataataacaaattaacatGGAgtcatataaaaaataaaagcataatttTGTGTATAcagcacagattttttttttttttttaactattggAAAGTACCGCAGCGTTTCACACTCCACATTTACCTAATTCATTATTCAACCCAACTGGATGGCGGTAAGCGACGTCAACCTGATTTCTACGGTTAACAACCCTCCGGTTTTTTATACTTTCCACCACAatttttagaattaaatttacaatatacatttttattaatgtTATGTTAACCGGAATATTAATACACATTAACTCTCTTGTTTTTATGAAGACTTCGGACACGTCGTGACGCttcaaattttttccaaatgtcccaaaaaaccGACTCTGAAAGTGACATTTGGGATTATAAACCTCGCgtcaagaaaaagaaaacacGTGAGGCGTCGTCGTCTGCGTGTGGGAAGGCGGCCAGAAGAAAATGCAGCACGGAGACAAAATCCGTCCGTACCAATGGACAATGTGACGCCAGCTCgtcattccaaaatgttgacaaTGAAACCAAGGACGATTTTTGTCCTATTTGCCAGATGCCATTCTCAGTCTTGTTGGGGCAGTCGCAAAGATGGCATGTTTCGGAATGTCTGGACACGCAAAGGGATACTTGTCAAGGTAAGGTTTGTTTCAGGGATCGGTCCATCCGCCATATTGAATGTGGCATTTCTGCACATAAGTACAAGCAAATGGACTAAActggtgctgcaacgattaatcgattaactcgagtaattcgattagaaaaaagcctcgaattagggctgcagctattgattattttagtggtcgattaatcgatgaactagttactcCTCGATTTACTAGTCgactaatcaagtaatcggataaggaacataaaaaaattaaaatacctgagctgagcctcaaacggtataaaaaattgaggatttaaatacaacaaaagaactgactaacttgcatagcaaaggtcagctagcttaaatgctataaaacgcaaactttttttccaatgctcttaaactgttcaaacacaaaacagtgaatatgacataactcatttgaaatggccaaatccagctgctccctgttaagaccaacataagctaagtttttgtttgggctattttttccctgttaagaccaacatgaggtaagtttttgtttgaggtaatgttttttttagtacTGCAAGTCAATGATAAATCtaataactcgagtaatttgattagaaaaaacgtTCTATTTAAATTTTGCTggtttgagtatttgtttaataaaaGTGCCGTTGTAATAAGATAAGACCTTTATTGATCCCACCATGGGGAAATTCTCAGTGTTATAGCAGCAAAGATATAGGTCACACAGAGTCGACGGCGTGATGTAGCCGTTAATGTATAACATTAGCAGCAAACATTCGAAAACACACTAATAGTCTGTACATAGTAGAGGGGGAAAAAGtggtttgaaagtgtttgcatttagtttaattgatttgggtagatgcactgccctctagtggcaacagtgaatctgACATATCTTATTTAACATGcctgaatctagctgctccctgttaagaccaacataaggtaagtttttttttttgagctaatgttttttaatgcattcgtaattttgtttatagttagctgttttttgtgggaatatgtgtctgaacgatttattaagaaaaaaaaagtgttagcattttatagcatttaagctagcggacctttggtatgcaagttagccaattgttcgttTGTTATACTTAgatcgtcattttttttttttttttataccgtttgaggtgaAGCTCaggtattatatttttttatgttcctaatccgattactcaattattcgagctAACTCATAGATTTatcgactgctaaaataatcgatagctgaaaccctagttttttatgcatttgtaatttagtttataggtatttttagccgtttttttgtgtgtgaataCGAGTTTGAAtgatttaagagcattgtaaaaaaaaaaacagtattttatagcatttaagctagcgaacttttgctatgcaagttagccaattgttctagtgttgtacttagatcctcatttattaatttttttataccgtttgaggctgagctcagatattttatttttcaatgaaagtgcaatttagTATACTTTAAAGAAACACTAGGgaattttatttcatattcgcatttaatgctcttttgaaagtgtaaagTTAGCAAGCCTTTGCTTTAAATCTCCTAAAATATATTGATTGCATTATATTTTCCTAATCAGATGAGTCAATTATTGGAATTtaatagttgatagattaatcgactaccaaaataatcgatagctgcagccttagacTGAACTGCTTTATCAAGCAGGTGCATTgctattaaatattttaaaagccaTTATCCCATTTATGAACTCATTCAATGCCACTGATGCtgatagacatctaatccattttaactcggAAGGCTGtcttggtgatttttttgtcatgtcatcCGTCTCTTAGAATGTCCTGACGGGTCCAAGTGCTCGTCGTCCATTCCGAGCCACTACAACAAGTTCAAACACACTCAAATGGCCCACGCTCGCGCCACCGGCCTCCCCGTGCCGTTACTCTCGCATTGCAACGAACGTTCTACCTTAAATGAACACGTGGACCCATCGCCGCCATTGTCGACGCCGTCCCAAACTAGAAACGGTCTTCTGCTATTGCGCTCGCCCGGACCGGAGGatatgaagaagaagaaaggctGGTCTCCCAGCGGACGTTCTTCCGTTACATCCTCGCAGGAAAGCGTAAAGACGCCCTTGACTACCTGCCGCATTTCAGAGCAAAGCCAAGCGTCTCCCGACGTCAACAACGGGATATCCTATTCTCCTCTTTCGGAGATTCCCGCCGAGATCCGAGGATCTGAAGACGAAGACTCCCTTCTTCTCTTCGGCGAGGATGAACTGTTCCCGGACGTGACTGATTGCCTCGAAGACGCCGTCCGAGCGGAGAACCTTCCATCCGCCCAGAGCAAAGTGCTGGAACTTTTAAAGGAAAGCCTTCCTTTCGTAGCGCCTCCTCAGATAGAGGCACCTCCTCGAACAGAGGTGCCTCGAAGCAACGGACTCAAGCAGACGGACATCGGCGTATTTTTTGGCCTCAAGCCGCTGAAGTGTGACGTTTCGGAGTCCGGTGTCGCGGCGAGCCGGGCTTCTTCGAGAGGGCGACGGAAGACGAACGAAGGCGCGAGGGAACAAGACAACAAGGGTGAAAAGGCGGAAGAGGAGGAGACCAAGAACAAACGTTGGAAGAGAAACGGCTACGGTCAACGAGAACAACAACGACGGTGTCCTTTCTACAAAAAAATTCCAGGTGAGTCACCGTCGTCTTCTTCCTCTTCctatttttaaactatttttcttcaggCACGACGTTCGCCATCGACGCCTTCTGCTACGGCACCGTCGAAGGCGTCACCGCTTACTTCCTGACTCATTTCCATTCGGACCACTACGGCGGCCTCACCAGAAATTCCACGTTTCCCATCTACTGCAACGAAGCAAGTGAACGTGCGGCGTTTTCGGACAGAAGCGTCTTAACGTCTGACGTTGTTGTTGTTCTCGCTCAGATGACGGGAAAGCTGGTAAAGAGCAAGTTGAAGGTGGACGAGCGCTTTGTGCACCAACTGCCCATGAACACCAAAGTCACCGTGGACGGCACGCAAGTGGTCCTTCTCGACGCCAACCAGTAAGTCGTGGTTTATTCCTTTACAGGGCACTCGTTGGCGACTGTTgacagcgctgtcaatggcaaatgTCACTTACCCAGTAAATTGTTTACATTTGTGTAATAAcaagtttgcctttttttcccagcTGTCCCGGAGCGGCCATGTTGTTGTTCTTCCTGTCCAACGGACAGACTGTTCTCCACACGGGCGATTTCCGAGCCGATCCCGGCATGGAGGCTTACCCGGAGCTGCTGGGCCGCCGAGTGCACACGCTGTACCTGGACACCACGTAAGCGGCGCATATGAATCGTCCCACGAGCATTACGACGTTtaaactaggggtgcacgatatccattttttgaaaccgatatcgataacttcctgctcctcaaagccgatattgACAAccctaaatatataattttttaaatgtataacctgagtttttgaacaccaagaggtttaaaaaaaattgtgttggattcaacatagatttgcctttgatctcaccagatttttatAATGACACGAACAAAACAGTGCATTTCAGTTCTGCACtgtccgacagccagctaagattgaatgcacttccataaaccacaaggcttggtcttttcttccttttatgggaagacactcatcTTAATATTGTGCatatacaacagaaaaatacacatattcaatactcaatatacaacaaactgcacaatacacttatttACACAatcattatatgtatagcatagcacactagcttgagctactaaagcattggctggcttctataacacagcaACTTATgacgttctgtacatatgacccttcagtaCATAAGTaaccatatattgcacatccatatgttattgtaaacataaaatacttatatatttccgaggcggaaacgtaacaaaGCATTTACGatcgtcaatgctaccgctagacaccgcaatgtgtaagtgaatgaaccaaactactgtaacaaaaaatagatgcagagaattattctgaccagcaggtggcagcaatgccccgcaaatggtcaagtgatttcccatactagtgtgtaaactgtaaagccagcacagtacatattatcggtcctactgataatgttattggatttatcgggatgacgtcataattcctattatcggacgaaTAATTAGCGTGCACCAGTAGTTTAAACGCGTGCCACCTGCAGGTATTGCTCCCCGGAGTACGTCTTCCCAGGACAACAAGAAGTCATCGAGTTTGCCGCTAGCACCGCTTTTGAGACGGCGACGCTGCACCCTCGTACCTTGGTTGTATGCGGCTCCTACTCGGTGGGAAAGGAAAAAATCTTCTTGGGTGAGTGTCTGCTTTGGGAACTTGTTTTGAATGAGAAATCTGACTTTCTTTTTCCGTGTAGCCTTGGCAGAGGTTTTGGGCTGCAAAGTGTGCGTGTCGCGAGACAAATACGACACCATGCGCTGTCTGGATTCTGAAAGCGTAGAACGACGTTTCACCACAGACTGGAAGGCGACGCGGCTCCACGTGCTTCCTATGATGCAACTCAACATAGCAGTAGGAAAACTTAATAgtgatatttagtttttttttttggggggggggggggtgtagggGGAACACATTACTGTTTAAGCCCCTTCCCTCCTCTTCCCTCCAGCTCTGCTCTCTCCAGGGCAGGCATGCAGATGTGTGACACAATCAGACAACttgcgcttcattcaaccaaattgtagtaatgagtcacttcacatcctcagtaacagtaaagGCCTTGCAAAGATGTGAAAACTGATTAATTAGACTACTCACttccagtgttgtcactaacaaTAGTATAACAACAGTAATATGATTACTTTTTCAGTAGCAaaaaatctaacgcgttcatttttccaaaccagtaatctgattagtttccttagtgtcttgcattactattttgttattgcctcacaaTGTATGTCGAATGAAgagtattgtagtcatgtacgaagagcattttgaatagaaaatgctagaaaGGTTCCCACTATGTGTtcttttccatggtaaccgcttatttacttcctgttttggtctcaagTCACACGCgttgtgttttgggactgagaaaggcgtgtgAATCgagggtgcacattcgagccgagtgcagccagCCACccgttgagatgtgcgagggaatgttgatctgtgtgcgttcATGAATGaacttgagtatttttccttcaatctggagggttccagcaataGGTTGGAGCCACTACATACGCGTACatacgtttcgtagctttgccgttgtaACGGCAAGTAGTCGGCGAgcgttgtttacatcatattcgtgttggacATTTATGCGGTGAGGTGAcgcgttcgt from Corythoichthys intestinalis isolate RoL2023-P3 chromosome 21, ASM3026506v1, whole genome shotgun sequence includes:
- the dclre1a gene encoding DNA cross-link repair 1A protein isoform X1 encodes the protein MSQKTDSESDIWDYKPRVKKKKTREASSSACGKAARRKCSTETKSVRTNGQCDASSSFQNVDNETKDDFCPICQMPFSVLLGQSQRWHVSECLDTQRDTCQECPDGSKCSSSIPSHYNKFKHTQMAHARATGLPVPLLSHCNERSTLNEHVDPSPPLSTPSQTRNGLLLLRSPGPEDMKKKKGWSPSGRSSVTSSQESVKTPLTTCRISEQSQASPDVNNGISYSPLSEIPAEIRGSEDEDSLLLFGEDELFPDVTDCLEDAVRAENLPSAQSKVLELLKESLPFVAPPQIEAPPRTEVPRSNGLKQTDIGVFFGLKPLKCDVSESGVAASRASSRGRRKTNEGAREQDNKGEKAEEEETKNKRWKRNGYGQREQQRRCPFYKKIPGTTFAIDAFCYGTVEGVTAYFLTHFHSDHYGGLTRNSTFPIYCNEMTGKLVKSKLKVDERFVHQLPMNTKVTVDGTQVVLLDANHCPGAAMLLFFLSNGQTVLHTGDFRADPGMEAYPELLGRRVHTLYLDTTYCSPEYVFPGQQEVIEFAASTAFETATLHPRTLVVCGSYSVGKEKIFLALAEVLGCKVCVSRDKYDTMRCLDSESVERRFTTDWKATRLHVLPMMQLNIAKLQAHLRKFSGQYDRLLAFKPTGWSFSQQTASLLDIRPTVSDDVSIYGIPYSEHSSFAELKRFVKWLRPLKIIPTVNNGSRAARMAMEKHFGQWLTTADSA
- the dclre1a gene encoding DNA cross-link repair 1A protein isoform X2, whose amino-acid sequence is MAHARATGLPVPLLSHCNERSTLNEHVDPSPPLSTPSQTRNGLLLLRSPGPEDMKKKKGWSPSGRSSVTSSQESVKTPLTTCRISEQSQASPDVNNGISYSPLSEIPAEIRGSEDEDSLLLFGEDELFPDVTDCLEDAVRAENLPSAQSKVLELLKESLPFVAPPQIEAPPRTEVPRSNGLKQTDIGVFFGLKPLKCDVSESGVAASRASSRGRRKTNEGAREQDNKGEKAEEEETKNKRWKRNGYGQREQQRRCPFYKKIPGTTFAIDAFCYGTVEGVTAYFLTHFHSDHYGGLTRNSTFPIYCNEMTGKLVKSKLKVDERFVHQLPMNTKVTVDGTQVVLLDANHCPGAAMLLFFLSNGQTVLHTGDFRADPGMEAYPELLGRRVHTLYLDTTYCSPEYVFPGQQEVIEFAASTAFETATLHPRTLVVCGSYSVGKEKIFLALAEVLGCKVCVSRDKYDTMRCLDSESVERRFTTDWKATRLHVLPMMQLNIAKLQAHLRKFSGQYDRLLAFKPTGWSFSQQTASLLDIRPTVSDDVSIYGIPYSEHSSFAELKRFVKWLRPLKIIPTVNNGSRAARMAMEKHFGQWLTTADSA